A window of the Henckelia pumila isolate YLH828 chromosome 3, ASM3356847v2, whole genome shotgun sequence genome harbors these coding sequences:
- the LOC140893302 gene encoding MLO-like protein 6, with amino-acid sequence MAGGGGGRTLEETPTWAVAVVCFVLVTVSIVIEHIIHLIGKWLNSKNKKALYESLEKIKSELMLLGFISLLLTAGQSLISGICISKEAGATWHPCNKKQETAKYPSYVVGDEDRRRKLLMTHGGGGDGLRRILAAGATDKCAAKGKVPFVSSDGIHQLHIFIFVLALFHVLYCILTLALGRAKMRSWKAWEKESRTAEYQFSHDPERFRFARETSFGRRHLNFWSKTPFLLWIVCFFRQFVRSVPKVDYLTLRHGFIMAHLAPQSHNNFNFQKYINRSLEEDFKVVVGISPPIWGFAVLFLLFNTHGWYSYFWLPFIPLIIILLVGTKLQVIITKMGLRIQERGEVVKGVPVVQPGDHLFWFNRPRLILYLINFVLFQNAFQLAFFVWSWYEFGIRSCFHEHVEDIVIRVSMGVLIQILCSYVTLPLYALVTQMGSTMKPTIFNERVATALKNWHHTAKKHIKESKHPTPSSSRPSTPSHGMSPMHLLRHYQSEMENSPRISPRKSIYNVEHWDIDQGSHSPSTSAHGRDGSASSTLHHHNIEMGHVDHDVEHGQRDASSSQVVPLPREQHEINVRGPRDFSFDKRGGV; translated from the exons ATGGCAGGCGGCGGCGGAGGAAGGACGCTGGAGGAAACGCCGACGTGGGCTGTGGCGGTTGTGTGTTTTGTTCTAGTCACGGTCTCTATTGTCATAGAGCATATTATCCACTTAATAGGAAAG TGGTTGAATTCGAAAAACAAGAAGGCTCTGTATGAATCCCTCGAAAAAATCAAATCAG AGTTGATGCTGCTGGGATTTATATCCCTTCTTTTGACGGCAGGACAAAGTCTAATTTCTGGTATATGTATTTCCAAAGAAGCGGGAGCCACGTGGCACCCATGCAACAAAAAGCAAGAGACAGCCAAGTACCCGTCCTACGTCGTCGGAGATGAAGATCGACGCCGGAAGCTTCTCATGACCCACGGCGGAGGCGGTGACGGCTTGCGACGGATCTTGGCCGCCGGCGCGACTGATAAATGCGCAGCCAAG GGGAAAGTCCCATTTGTGTCCTCGGACGGcattcatcaactgcatattttcatatttgTGTTGGCCTTATTTCATGTGCTTTATTGTATTCTCACATTGGCTTTGGGAAGAGCTAAG aTGAGGAGTTGGAAAGCATGGGAAAAAGAATCAAGAACGGCAGAGTATCAATTTTCACACG ATCCCGAAAGATTTAGGTTTGCAAGAGAAACATCGTTCGGGAGGAGGCATTTGAACTTTTGGAGCAAAACTCCATTCCTACTTTGGATT GTTTGCTTCTTTAGGCAATTTGTAAGATCTGTTCCAAAGGTTGATTATCTGACTCTAAGGCATGGATTTATCATG GCACATCTTGCTCCACAAAGCCACAACAACTTTAATTTCCAGAAATATATTAACAGATCACTCGAAGAAGACTTCAAAGTGGTGGTTGGAATAAG CCCACCAATCTGGGGCTTCGCTGTGCTGTTCCTTCTCTTCAATACTCATG GCTGGTATTCCTATTTTTGGCTACCATTCATCCCATTGATT ATAATATTGCTTGTCGGGACCAAATTGCAAGTGATAATTACGAAAATGGGTCTGAGGATCCAAGAAAGAGGGGAGGTGGTGAAGGGTGTGCCAGTGGTACAACCGGGAGACCACCTTTTCTGGTTCAATCGTCCACGCCTCATTCTCTACCTCATTAATTTTGTGCTTTTCCAG AATGCATTTCAACTGGCCTTCTTTGTCTGGAGTTGG TATGAATTCGGGATAAGATCCTGTTTCCATGAACATGTGGAGGATATAGTGATCAGGGTATCAATGGG GGTTCTCATACAGATCTTATGCAGCTATGTCACTCTGCCACTGTATGCTCTTGTGACTCAG ATGGGATCGACCATGAAACCAACGATATTCAACGAACGAGTGGCCACAGCCCTAAAAAATTGGCATCACACGGCCAAGAAGCACATCAAAGAAAGCAAGCACCCGACACCGTCGTCGAGCCGACCCTCGACACCGTCGCACGGCATGTCACCCATGCATTTACTGCGACATTATCAGAGCGAGATGGAAAACAGTCCCCGGATATCTCCAAGAAAGTCCATCTACAATGTGGAGCATTGGGACATTGATCAGGGATCGCATTCGCCGTCGACGAGCGCCCACGGACGCGATGGATCAGCGTCTAGCACTCTTCATCACCACAACATCGAGATGGGCCACGTGGATCATGACGTGGAACACGGCCAACGCGACGCGAGCTCGTCGCAAGTCGTGCCTCTACCAAGAGAACAACATGAGATCAATGTTAGAGGGCCTAGGGACTTCTCATTTGATAAGAGAGGTGGCGTGTAG